A single genomic interval of Chitinophaga sp. 180180018-3 harbors:
- the trmB gene encoding tRNA (guanosine(46)-N7)-methyltransferase TrmB, with translation MGQKKLQRFADIETFPNVLIYPEGMQGKWNEFFKNNHPVTLELACGKGDYTVGLARLFPDQNFIGVDLKGNRIWRGAKTALDETLNNAAFLRTQIDKLNNYFAAGEVKDIWITFPDPFLRKSKAKKRLTHPKFLQLFQPLLAPGATINLKTDSTELYEFTQEVIAVTGCTVVENIPDVYALPEVPPLLKIQTYYEGMHLADGRTIRYLKFRLPDAVLNWREIKLPSDEATVGGED, from the coding sequence ATGGGACAAAAGAAATTACAACGATTTGCAGATATTGAAACTTTCCCTAATGTATTGATATACCCGGAGGGTATGCAGGGAAAGTGGAATGAATTCTTTAAAAATAACCACCCTGTTACATTGGAACTGGCTTGTGGGAAAGGGGATTATACGGTGGGCCTTGCGCGGTTATTCCCGGATCAGAACTTTATAGGGGTTGATCTGAAAGGCAATCGTATCTGGAGAGGGGCTAAAACCGCCCTGGATGAGACGCTGAACAATGCCGCTTTCCTGCGTACACAGATCGACAAGCTCAATAACTATTTTGCGGCGGGCGAAGTAAAAGATATCTGGATCACTTTTCCGGATCCATTTCTGCGTAAATCGAAAGCCAAAAAGAGATTGACACATCCTAAGTTCCTGCAGCTTTTTCAGCCGTTGCTGGCACCGGGAGCTACCATTAACCTGAAAACCGACTCAACTGAGTTATATGAGTTTACCCAGGAAGTGATTGCTGTTACCGGATGTACAGTGGTAGAAAATATTCCGGACGTATATGCGTTACCCGAAGTACCACCTCTGCTGAAGATACAGACCTATTATGAGGGCATGCACCTGGCAGATGGCAGAACTATCCGCTATCTGAAATTCAGATTACCGGATGCTGTGTTGAACTGGAGAGAAATAAAACTACCTTCCGATGAAGCAACCGTTGGTGGAGAAGATTGA
- a CDS encoding DUF5522 domain-containing protein — translation MKQPLVEKIDFYYNAEGYMVFTEKYHLERGYCCGNGCKHCPFEYEKVPEPKRSALLASRREEKGRENH, via the coding sequence ATGAAGCAACCGTTGGTGGAGAAGATTGATTTCTACTATAACGCCGAGGGTTATATGGTATTTACAGAAAAATATCACCTGGAACGGGGATATTGCTGCGGAAACGGTTGTAAACACTGTCCTTTTGAATATGAAAAAGTACCTGAACCCAAAAGATCCGCCCTCCTTGCCAGTCGCAGGGAAGAAAAAGGAAGAGAAAACCACTAA
- a CDS encoding MGMT family protein, which produces MKKYLNPKDPPSLPVAGKKKEEKTTKTDSFFQVVFKIARTIPRGRVTSYGAIADASGLKLTGRMVGWAMNAAGSAKPAVPAHRVVNSKGELSGRSHFATPTLMQELLEQEGVKVKGDKIEHFKTVFWDPAQPEKKARRSRKD; this is translated from the coding sequence ATGAAAAAGTACCTGAACCCAAAAGATCCGCCCTCCTTGCCAGTCGCAGGGAAGAAAAAGGAAGAGAAAACCACTAAAACGGACTCTTTCTTTCAAGTCGTTTTTAAGATTGCAAGAACGATTCCCCGTGGCAGGGTCACTTCTTATGGCGCCATTGCTGATGCGTCGGGATTGAAACTCACCGGCCGGATGGTGGGCTGGGCCATGAATGCAGCAGGCAGTGCCAAACCGGCCGTACCAGCCCATCGCGTGGTAAACAGCAAAGGAGAACTAAGTGGCAGAAGTCACTTCGCCACTCCTACCCTTATGCAGGAACTACTGGAGCAGGAGGGTGTCAAAGTAAAGGGCGATAAAATAGAGCATTTTAAAACCGTATTCTGGGATCCGGCCCAACCTGAAAAAAAGGCCAGACGGAGCAGGAAAGATTAA